A genomic segment from Syntrophotalea acetylenivorans encodes:
- a CDS encoding PhnD/SsuA/transferrin family substrate-binding protein gives MHRAIWLVILIIGCITQTGFALELVRFAPLPMEDRETVVKQFRPMTDYLQQRLGISIDYVYADSYADILDKFRNGDIDLAYLGPLPYVELRASHAQADPLVHFREASGQTTYTCSLIAFSDSVFPLESLSDKKVALTQPLSTCGYLSANGLLRKYGSSLETNLYRYLGKHDAVALAVVQGMYDIGGLKTAIGKKYTHLGLTIIDETAPLPSFALVGNEATLKPELLNQIRHVLIAMDPQGRHREILAKWGDNIRHGAVPADNANYEVIRELLGKVTIPEKGNF, from the coding sequence ATGCATCGTGCAATCTGGCTAGTGATATTGATCATTGGGTGCATTACACAAACGGGCTTCGCCCTTGAGTTAGTGCGTTTTGCCCCCCTGCCCATGGAAGACCGGGAAACCGTAGTAAAGCAGTTCCGGCCCATGACTGACTATCTGCAGCAACGTCTCGGCATTTCCATCGACTATGTTTATGCCGATAGTTACGCCGACATTCTTGACAAGTTTCGCAACGGTGATATCGACTTGGCCTATCTGGGTCCCCTGCCCTACGTCGAACTGCGTGCCAGTCATGCTCAAGCCGACCCCCTGGTTCACTTCCGAGAAGCCTCCGGGCAGACTACCTATACCTGTTCCCTGATCGCATTTAGCGATTCAGTATTCCCCCTTGAAAGCCTGTCAGACAAAAAGGTGGCCTTGACCCAGCCCTTGTCCACCTGCGGGTACCTGTCGGCCAACGGCCTTTTGCGCAAATACGGCAGCAGCCTGGAAACCAACCTGTACCGATACCTTGGCAAGCATGATGCGGTTGCCCTTGCTGTTGTGCAAGGTATGTACGATATCGGAGGCCTGAAAACGGCCATCGGCAAAAAGTATACTCATCTCGGGCTGACCATTATTGATGAAACGGCGCCTCTTCCCTCCTTTGCCCTGGTGGGTAACGAAGCGACCCTCAAGCCAGAACTGCTTAACCAGATTCGTCATGTACTCATTGCCATGGACCCGCAGGGTAGGCACCGCGAAATACTCGCCAAATGGGGTGACAATATCCGCCACGGAGCAGTCCCTGCCGACAACGCTAATTACGAGGTTATTCGTGAACTGCTCGGCAAGGTAACCATTCCTGAAAAAGGCAATTTCTAA
- a CDS encoding nitrogen fixation protein NifQ → MKGFTDTIRRYAKDDRYCGELSDADGTGEIGLGADEAGRQIAVRFALRVRDGQIAILRYQVFGCGYSMAACAAAAELASDLTLNRARKVDAQAVDRQLGGLPEDRGYCADLAARALQAAIDSIHHKNQTVQEVYTPVAEDHGPRVNKADPLYRSLLDSPVPEGTSIEDRHLFACLLTVAGREPHDTATALGLEKNELAALQQHFFPAWDPASGLSWITPTTEPFPEINTDVRALLLSYALPDDASSPVSYWLAKILAARAALPGHLWIAMGLFERPQLSAAIRCHLPSVFAANNKNMRWKRFFFKQICDLNGGTLCKTPNCGECSDYALCFAEND, encoded by the coding sequence ATGAAAGGATTTACCGACACCATCCGCCGTTACGCAAAGGACGACCGTTATTGCGGCGAGCTTAGCGACGCCGACGGCACCGGCGAAATCGGCCTCGGTGCCGATGAGGCGGGACGCCAGATTGCGGTACGCTTCGCCCTGCGGGTGCGTGACGGTCAGATCGCCATCCTGCGCTACCAGGTGTTCGGTTGCGGCTATTCCATGGCCGCCTGCGCTGCCGCCGCGGAACTGGCCAGTGACCTCACCCTGAATCGTGCCCGCAAGGTCGACGCTCAAGCGGTCGACCGCCAATTGGGCGGCCTGCCGGAGGATCGGGGCTACTGTGCCGACCTGGCCGCCAGAGCCCTTCAGGCTGCCATAGACAGCATTCACCATAAAAACCAAACCGTGCAGGAAGTCTATACCCCAGTAGCTGAAGACCACGGCCCACGGGTCAACAAGGCCGACCCTCTGTACCGATCACTGCTCGACAGCCCAGTCCCGGAAGGCACCAGCATCGAAGACCGTCACCTCTTCGCCTGCCTGCTGACCGTCGCCGGCCGGGAACCGCACGACACAGCTACAGCATTGGGACTGGAAAAGAACGAGTTGGCCGCCCTGCAGCAGCACTTTTTTCCCGCATGGGATCCTGCCAGCGGGTTATCCTGGATCACTCCGACGACGGAACCTTTCCCCGAAATCAACACCGACGTCCGAGCTCTATTGCTTTCATATGCCCTGCCTGACGACGCCTCGTCGCCCGTCTCCTACTGGCTGGCAAAAATTCTCGCTGCCCGCGCCGCTCTGCCCGGCCATCTGTGGATCGCCATGGGGCTCTTTGAACGTCCTCAGCTCAGCGCCGCCATTCGCTGCCACCTGCCGTCCGTATTTGCGGCCAACAACAAGAACATGCGCTGGAAACGTTTTTTCTTTAAACAGATTTGCGATTTGAACGGGGGAACCCTGTGCAAAACACCCAATTGCGGAGAGTGCAGCGATTATGCCTTGTGTTTTGCCGAGAATGATTGA
- the nifN gene encoding nitrogenase iron-molybdenum cofactor biosynthesis protein NifN, with amino-acid sequence MGEVMRKPDKPLQVNPFRLSQPMGAALAFLGIDRCMPLMHGGMGCTSFTKVFLTRHFCEPIAIQTTAVTDVTAVLDGGDGSIVEAVQNITKKVAPSLIGLHSTGLTETKGDDLRGVASQVDYPLVYVHSTDYEGGLESGWGKTTKALIEQLVEPTTATRTDKAVLLPHVSLTPIEVEKLKEFVVLFGFEVHALPDLSTSLDGHLGEKQSALSSGGTTVEVISELADAGLVLSVGDSMQPSAAALLKKNPSMSHLHLNHVQGLSATDELASALLEASGLEQPPPSVVRWRKRLQDAMLDSHFSLGQTRILLVGEPDFLAGAGKVLSEAGARITLALSTVDSPQLNNIPADRVRVGDLEDAEALQEDYDLIVGNCHTEALAHRFHKGLVLRGYPSWEVVGNQLQNDLLYEGGAYFLCEVANAAEHMRAAKHKF; translated from the coding sequence ATGGGAGAAGTAATGCGCAAACCCGACAAACCGCTGCAGGTCAACCCCTTTCGCCTCAGCCAACCGATGGGCGCGGCTCTGGCCTTTCTCGGCATCGACCGCTGCATGCCGCTGATGCATGGTGGCATGGGCTGTACCTCTTTCACCAAGGTCTTTCTTACCCGTCATTTCTGCGAGCCGATCGCCATTCAGACCACCGCCGTTACCGATGTGACCGCGGTGCTTGACGGCGGCGACGGCAGCATTGTCGAAGCGGTGCAAAACATCACCAAAAAGGTCGCTCCCAGCCTGATCGGTCTTCACAGCACGGGGCTCACAGAAACCAAAGGGGATGACTTGCGGGGAGTCGCCAGCCAGGTCGATTATCCTCTGGTCTATGTGCATAGTACCGATTACGAAGGCGGACTCGAGAGTGGATGGGGAAAGACCACCAAGGCCCTCATCGAGCAGTTGGTTGAACCGACCACAGCAACCCGCACTGACAAGGCGGTACTGCTGCCCCACGTCAGCCTGACCCCCATCGAGGTGGAAAAACTCAAGGAATTCGTCGTCCTGTTCGGCTTCGAGGTCCATGCCCTACCCGATCTCTCCACCAGTCTGGACGGCCACCTCGGCGAAAAGCAGAGCGCCCTGAGCAGCGGCGGCACCACCGTCGAGGTGATTAGCGAACTGGCCGACGCGGGTCTGGTGCTATCCGTCGGCGATTCGATGCAACCGAGCGCCGCGGCGCTGCTGAAGAAGAATCCGTCGATGAGCCACCTGCATTTGAACCATGTGCAGGGTCTGTCGGCCACCGACGAGTTGGCGAGCGCACTGCTTGAAGCCAGTGGTTTGGAACAGCCACCACCCAGCGTGGTGCGCTGGCGCAAACGCCTTCAGGACGCCATGCTCGACAGCCATTTCTCCCTCGGCCAGACCCGCATCCTGCTGGTCGGCGAGCCCGATTTTCTGGCCGGCGCCGGCAAGGTGTTGAGCGAAGCCGGTGCCCGGATCACCCTGGCCCTATCCACCGTCGACTCCCCCCAGCTCAATAACATCCCCGCCGACCGAGTACGGGTCGGCGATCTCGAGGACGCCGAAGCGCTGCAGGAGGATTACGACCTCATCGTCGGAAACTGCCACACCGAAGCCCTGGCCCACCGCTTTCATAAGGGTCTGGTGCTGCGCGGCTATCCCAGTTGGGAGGTTGTGGGTAACCAACTCCAGAACGATCTGCTTTACGAAGGCGGGGCTTACTTCCTCTGTGAAGTGGCCAATGCGGCCGAGCATATGCGAGCGGCGAAGCATAAATTCTGA
- a CDS encoding GFA family protein yields MEGHFTGSCHCGEVAFEINGKVLNVVNCHCSICRKANGGVFSSFAVVPEEIFTVVKGGDSLTRYAMSDKGEKNFCSVCGAPVFNRNKLYPGIAVVPLGCFEEPARLTPQADIFCADRLPWVTPYGGSNCYDQGFDG; encoded by the coding sequence ATGGAAGGACATTTTACCGGTAGCTGTCATTGCGGAGAGGTGGCTTTCGAAATTAACGGAAAAGTACTTAACGTGGTCAATTGTCATTGCTCAATTTGTCGCAAAGCCAATGGTGGAGTATTTTCGAGTTTTGCCGTAGTCCCCGAAGAAATCTTCACCGTTGTCAAAGGGGGTGATTCACTGACCCGCTATGCCATGTCGGATAAGGGAGAAAAGAATTTTTGCAGTGTCTGCGGCGCACCGGTGTTCAACCGCAACAAGCTCTATCCCGGAATAGCGGTAGTGCCCCTGGGCTGTTTCGAAGAACCGGCCAGGCTTACCCCTCAAGCCGATATTTTCTGTGCCGACCGTTTGCCTTGGGTGACGCCATACGGGGGTAGTAACTGCTACGATCAGGGGTTTGATGGCTGA
- a CDS encoding PLP-dependent aminotransferase family protein — MFNLNNKDATPLYRQLFLQIRDQIISGELPAHFKLPSIRAMAVELATSRNTVEGAFQELCAEGYIYSKSRSGYFVSYIDQELASSSRVIHPQQDLHPKLAERYKYDFHPARLDPEVFPASLWRRCLIDCLRSDAGDFSQYSEPQGEWGLRCNLQFYLERSRGVHCTPDQIVVCSGLQQSLTIVAQLARGRHESVAIENPGYHLPREVFHNNGFNITPIDVGIGGLNLSTLKSTSSTVVYITPSHQMPLGYVMPVANRLELISWSKTGERLIIEDDYDSELRYIGRPISSLQGLCSDGNIIYQGTFSKVFSPALRLSYMVLPKSLLNDYHRLFQGHFCQVPLLIQRAMINFMERGHWEQHIRRSRNFYKKKHEIMLQSIGEYFGRKAKVIGQGAGLHIILELAESLNDELAFVERAKQKGLRLLPFSEFYVSSQTEGNKLMLGFGGMKINDIPEGIETLATLIH, encoded by the coding sequence ATGTTCAACTTAAACAACAAAGACGCCACACCACTTTACCGGCAACTCTTCCTACAAATTCGGGACCAAATAATTTCTGGTGAACTTCCCGCACATTTCAAGCTCCCATCAATACGTGCCATGGCCGTGGAGTTAGCAACAAGTCGCAATACAGTCGAGGGCGCTTTCCAGGAATTGTGCGCTGAAGGTTACATATACAGTAAGTCACGAAGCGGATACTTTGTTTCATATATAGACCAGGAATTAGCGTCATCTTCTCGAGTTATTCATCCACAACAAGACCTTCACCCTAAACTTGCGGAACGTTATAAGTACGATTTTCACCCTGCACGTCTCGACCCGGAGGTTTTCCCGGCATCCCTTTGGCGCAGATGCCTCATTGATTGTCTCCGGTCAGACGCCGGAGACTTTTCACAGTACAGCGAGCCACAAGGGGAATGGGGGTTGCGTTGCAATCTTCAATTTTATTTGGAGCGATCACGTGGAGTTCACTGCACTCCCGACCAAATTGTAGTCTGTTCTGGTTTACAGCAAAGTCTAACCATTGTTGCTCAGCTTGCCAGAGGTCGTCACGAATCAGTGGCTATCGAGAATCCCGGATACCATCTCCCCCGAGAAGTCTTTCATAACAACGGTTTCAATATCACTCCTATTGATGTTGGCATTGGCGGGCTCAATCTGAGTACGCTCAAGTCAACATCCAGTACCGTTGTATACATAACCCCTTCACACCAAATGCCGCTCGGCTATGTAATGCCTGTGGCCAACCGACTGGAACTGATTTCTTGGTCGAAAACGGGGGAACGTCTGATAATTGAAGACGATTACGACAGTGAGCTTAGATACATTGGGCGACCTATTTCTTCTTTGCAGGGGTTATGCTCTGATGGCAACATTATTTATCAAGGGACCTTCTCCAAGGTCTTTTCTCCTGCGCTGAGATTGAGCTATATGGTGCTCCCCAAGTCACTTTTGAATGATTACCATCGGCTCTTCCAAGGTCATTTTTGCCAGGTCCCACTCCTTATCCAAAGAGCCATGATCAACTTTATGGAGAGGGGGCACTGGGAGCAACACATTCGACGTTCCCGAAATTTTTATAAAAAGAAGCATGAAATAATGCTTCAAAGCATCGGCGAATATTTCGGACGTAAAGCTAAAGTTATTGGTCAGGGCGCAGGGCTCCACATAATTCTCGAACTGGCCGAAAGTTTAAATGATGAATTGGCTTTTGTAGAACGAGCAAAACAAAAGGGGCTTCGACTATTGCCCTTTTCCGAGTTCTACGTTTCTAGCCAAACTGAAGGTAATAAGTTAATGCTTGGTTTTGGTGGGATGAAAATTAATGACATCCCAGAAGGGATAGAAACCCTTGCAACGCTCATACATTGA
- the nifE gene encoding nitrogenase iron-molybdenum cofactor biosynthesis protein NifE: MTRKPKIRDLLDESACTHSPTKKNACNAPTPGATTGGCAFEGSQISLFPYADAAHLVHGPMTCVGASWETRLTHTSWAGRDLTQMGFTTGITTNDVVFGGEEKLRSSIDYIVERYAPEAVFVYSTCVTAMIGDDIDMVCKQAAEAHGIPMVPVHAPGFVGSKNLGSRIAGEAVLTHLVGTQEPETSSPFDINLIGEYNVTGDMWQYTPLLEELGIRVLSTLSGDGRVAHIRSAHRAKLNVIVCAKSLVSLTRKMQERYGTPFISVSFYGKRDTSASILAIAEALGDAELVARTKQLITREETRLAQQLAPYREIFEGKKAVLNTGGNKSWSIASALQDLGFEVVATSVKKATEADKEKAREYLGEAGILMTNPGQEQAKVIDQTGADLLLAGGRSLFTAIKKKIAFADVNQEKKKSYGGYAGLLNLAEDLKNALQNPVFKNVARRAPWEK, from the coding sequence TTGACACGCAAACCGAAAATCCGCGATTTGCTCGACGAGAGCGCCTGTACCCACAGCCCAACCAAAAAAAACGCCTGCAACGCCCCGACTCCGGGAGCCACTACCGGCGGCTGCGCCTTTGAAGGCTCGCAAATCTCTCTGTTTCCCTACGCCGATGCCGCCCACTTGGTACACGGTCCCATGACCTGTGTCGGTGCCTCCTGGGAAACGCGCCTCACTCATACCAGCTGGGCTGGCCGCGACCTGACCCAGATGGGCTTTACCACCGGTATCACCACCAACGACGTGGTCTTCGGCGGCGAAGAAAAGCTGCGGTCGTCCATCGATTACATTGTTGAGCGCTACGCCCCGGAGGCGGTGTTCGTCTACAGCACCTGTGTCACCGCCATGATCGGCGATGATATCGACATGGTCTGTAAACAAGCTGCTGAAGCCCATGGCATCCCCATGGTGCCGGTGCACGCTCCCGGTTTCGTCGGCAGCAAAAACCTCGGCAGCCGTATCGCCGGAGAGGCGGTCCTGACCCATCTGGTCGGCACTCAGGAGCCGGAAACAAGCAGCCCTTTCGACATCAACCTGATCGGCGAATACAACGTTACCGGCGACATGTGGCAGTACACGCCTCTGCTCGAAGAACTCGGCATCCGCGTCCTTTCGACCTTGAGCGGCGACGGCCGGGTGGCCCATATCCGCAGCGCCCACCGTGCCAAACTTAACGTCATCGTCTGCGCCAAGTCGCTGGTATCCCTGACCCGCAAAATGCAGGAACGTTACGGAACCCCTTTCATCTCCGTCTCTTTCTACGGCAAACGGGACACCAGCGCCTCAATCCTGGCCATTGCCGAAGCCCTGGGGGATGCCGAGCTGGTTGCTCGAACTAAACAGCTCATTACTCGAGAAGAAACCCGCCTTGCGCAGCAGCTTGCCCCCTACCGGGAGATCTTTGAAGGCAAAAAGGCGGTCCTCAACACCGGCGGCAACAAGTCCTGGTCCATCGCCTCGGCGTTGCAAGACCTGGGTTTCGAGGTGGTCGCCACCTCGGTTAAAAAAGCGACCGAAGCTGACAAAGAAAAAGCCAGGGAATATCTGGGCGAAGCGGGCATCCTGATGACCAACCCGGGCCAGGAACAGGCCAAAGTTATTGACCAGACAGGCGCCGACCTGCTGCTGGCCGGCGGCCGCAGCCTCTTTACCGCCATCAAGAAGAAGATCGCCTTCGCCGACGTCAATCAGGAAAAAAAGAAAAGCTACGGCGGTTACGCCGGCCTATTGAATCTGGCCGAAGATCTGAAGAACGCCCTGCAGAACCCGGTGTTCAAAAACGTTGCAAGGAGGGCACCATGGGAGAAGTAA
- a CDS encoding NAD-dependent epimerase/dehydratase family protein yields the protein MSEKRVFITGIAGFLGSHIAERCLAEGYRVSGCDNLKGGYLDNVSSGAAFHQIDCNDFAPLAALMKEVDIVYHCAATAYEGLSVFSPHMVTQNVVTATSGIVSAAAAGGVKRFVLCSSMARYGTNKVPFTEDMVPAPQDPYGIAKWCAERLLANIAEIHGMEWVVAVPHNIIGPRQRYDDPYRNVAAIFINLILQGRQPYIYGGGNQKRCFSFVSDVVDPLLRMATDDRCVHEVINIGPDDEFVTINELAATIARLLDFDLQPNRIDSRPQEVFFANCCADKARRLLDYEPKVKLEEGLAVMIDWIKSRGPRPFLHNVELEIDGPLAPKTWSKKLL from the coding sequence TTGAGCGAAAAACGAGTTTTCATTACGGGTATAGCAGGTTTTTTGGGGAGTCATATCGCGGAAAGGTGTCTGGCTGAAGGGTACAGGGTTTCGGGATGTGACAACCTGAAGGGTGGCTACCTTGACAATGTTTCGAGTGGCGCTGCGTTTCATCAGATCGACTGCAACGATTTTGCGCCACTGGCCGCTTTGATGAAAGAGGTCGATATTGTCTACCATTGCGCTGCCACAGCCTATGAAGGCCTCTCCGTATTCAGCCCGCATATGGTCACTCAGAATGTTGTCACGGCGACCAGTGGAATTGTTTCCGCGGCAGCGGCCGGAGGAGTCAAGCGCTTCGTTCTATGTTCGTCCATGGCTAGGTACGGTACAAATAAGGTTCCGTTCACCGAGGATATGGTGCCGGCTCCTCAGGACCCCTACGGCATCGCCAAATGGTGTGCGGAACGGCTGCTTGCCAATATTGCCGAAATTCACGGTATGGAGTGGGTGGTGGCGGTTCCTCACAATATCATCGGGCCTCGGCAGCGGTACGACGATCCTTATCGCAACGTAGCCGCTATTTTCATCAACCTGATATTACAAGGCCGTCAACCCTATATCTATGGAGGCGGCAATCAAAAACGCTGCTTCAGCTTTGTCTCCGATGTGGTCGATCCGCTTCTGCGTATGGCTACGGACGACCGCTGTGTCCATGAAGTTATCAATATCGGCCCCGACGATGAGTTTGTGACCATCAACGAGCTTGCGGCCACGATCGCTCGGCTACTCGATTTTGATTTGCAGCCGAACCGGATCGATAGCCGTCCTCAGGAGGTTTTCTTTGCCAACTGCTGCGCCGATAAGGCCCGGCGACTGCTTGATTACGAGCCGAAGGTGAAACTCGAAGAGGGCTTGGCCGTTATGATCGACTGGATAAAATCTCGCGGACCTCGCCCCTTTTTACACAATGTAGAGTTGGAAATAGACGGACCGCTCGCGCCGAAGACCTGGTCGAAGAAGTTACTGTGA
- a CDS encoding OmpA/MotB family protein, translating to MLRPHLALLLALAVLLSGCVSKAEYQRKSDEAAHLATAQSELERDYSQLLKQQQKLAQRYDQRGLELEEVNNANIGLRQDQLRAATDIERLEKVLSERSASAGAAMSEMRQTIDGLEETKRTLTAQLEKEQLARQARIAEMKTTYDQLVDKMESEIERGEITISKLQGKLTVNLVEKILFDSGQADLKNAGIQVLHRVGDILKEVTDKEIRVEGHTDNIPISPRLKKTFASNWELSTARATNVVRFLQQHKGIPGARLSVCGYGPYQPIASNETATGRAQNRRIQIVLVPAQTTP from the coding sequence ATGCTGCGTCCCCACCTTGCCCTCCTGCTGGCTTTGGCTGTTCTGCTCTCCGGCTGTGTCAGTAAGGCCGAATATCAACGAAAAAGCGATGAAGCAGCTCATCTTGCCACCGCCCAGTCAGAACTGGAACGTGACTACAGCCAACTGTTAAAACAACAACAAAAGCTAGCCCAGCGATACGACCAGCGGGGACTGGAACTGGAAGAAGTCAACAATGCCAATATCGGCCTGCGGCAGGACCAGTTGCGCGCAGCGACAGATATCGAGCGTCTGGAAAAGGTTCTCTCCGAACGCAGTGCCTCCGCCGGCGCCGCCATGAGCGAGATGCGGCAGACTATTGATGGCCTGGAAGAAACCAAGCGGACGTTGACTGCACAACTGGAAAAAGAGCAGTTGGCCCGGCAGGCCCGCATAGCGGAAATGAAAACGACTTATGACCAGCTGGTGGACAAGATGGAAAGCGAAATTGAGCGGGGCGAAATTACCATCTCCAAATTACAGGGGAAGCTCACCGTTAACCTGGTAGAAAAGATTTTATTCGATTCCGGCCAAGCCGACCTTAAAAACGCAGGCATACAGGTATTGCACCGGGTAGGAGACATCCTTAAAGAGGTCACCGACAAAGAAATTCGCGTCGAAGGACACACCGACAATATCCCCATCAGCCCTCGACTAAAAAAGACCTTTGCCAGCAACTGGGAACTGTCGACGGCCCGAGCGACCAATGTAGTGCGCTTTCTCCAACAACACAAAGGCATTCCCGGTGCTCGTCTGTCGGTTTGCGGCTACGGTCCCTATCAGCCCATCGCCAGTAACGAAACGGCAACTGGGCGGGCCCAGAACCGGCGGATTCAGATCGTGCTGGTTCCCGCACAAACGACCCCGTAA
- a CDS encoding ferritin: MLSQPLVDALNEQMKNEFFSGYLYKAMAAYFEAEDLPGFAHWMKMQALEELCHGEKFFNYICEAGGRAVLLPIDGPKVDYESPLDVFEYSLKHEQFVTASINNLMTLAKSENAHATEIFLQWFVTEQVEEEASFGLELKNLQRLEDDKRGLMMMDKELGQRAFTVPTGMNITGA; the protein is encoded by the coding sequence ATGCTCAGCCAACCACTGGTCGACGCATTGAACGAACAGATGAAAAATGAGTTTTTTTCGGGGTATCTCTACAAGGCTATGGCCGCTTACTTTGAAGCTGAAGACCTGCCCGGCTTTGCCCACTGGATGAAAATGCAGGCCCTTGAAGAACTATGCCACGGCGAGAAGTTTTTCAACTATATCTGCGAAGCCGGCGGCCGTGCGGTACTGCTGCCCATAGACGGGCCGAAAGTCGACTACGAGTCGCCGCTGGATGTATTCGAATATTCCCTGAAACACGAGCAGTTTGTCACCGCCAGCATCAACAACCTGATGACCCTGGCTAAAAGTGAAAACGCCCACGCTACGGAAATCTTCCTGCAGTGGTTTGTTACCGAGCAGGTTGAAGAAGAGGCCAGCTTTGGTCTTGAGTTGAAAAACCTCCAAAGACTCGAAGACGACAAACGCGGCCTGATGATGATGGACAAGGAACTTGGCCAACGCGCCTTTACCGTTCCGACCGGAATGAATATCACCGGCGCCTGA
- a CDS encoding DUF364 domain-containing protein — MSLKRQNALVELLNVSAKEQKVADVRIGLGYTAVCLEKHQAGLAWTPPRTVGCCTHLPLAGTLAGRPASELLQMLASEQPLQRTLGLATANALLAAGPLPETSREEVLDGLKITAEDHVAMVGYFGPLVKRIQKIGCRFDIIELDSSRPGVLNPEQGRAVLAECSVAILTGTSLVTGTCDELLNDLGQPREAVLLGPSAPFCPQIFSDTPLTRIAGALVLDANGVLQVVSEGGGTPRLKSHVSFETMIL; from the coding sequence ATGTCGCTCAAAAGACAGAATGCCTTAGTTGAGTTACTCAACGTCAGCGCCAAAGAACAAAAAGTTGCCGACGTGCGCATCGGGCTGGGTTATACGGCTGTATGTCTCGAAAAGCACCAGGCCGGGTTGGCCTGGACCCCTCCGCGTACCGTGGGCTGCTGCACGCATCTGCCGCTGGCTGGGACTCTGGCTGGTCGCCCGGCCTCAGAACTGTTGCAGATGCTGGCATCAGAACAGCCTCTGCAGCGTACCCTCGGTCTGGCGACGGCCAATGCTCTGCTGGCTGCCGGTCCCTTGCCGGAAACCAGCCGGGAAGAAGTGCTTGACGGTTTGAAGATCACCGCGGAGGACCATGTGGCTATGGTCGGTTATTTCGGCCCTCTGGTTAAAAGGATCCAGAAAATCGGCTGCCGGTTTGATATCATCGAGCTCGACAGCTCCCGTCCCGGAGTGCTGAACCCGGAGCAGGGACGAGCGGTGCTGGCTGAATGCAGCGTGGCCATTCTCACCGGCACCAGCTTGGTTACCGGTACCTGTGACGAACTCCTGAACGATTTGGGGCAGCCTCGTGAAGCCGTATTGCTCGGCCCTTCGGCACCCTTTTGCCCACAAATCTTTTCCGACACTCCCCTGACTCGTATTGCCGGTGCCCTGGTGCTCGATGCAAACGGCGTGCTGCAGGTTGTTTCCGAGGGGGGAGGGACACCACGGCTCAAGTCCCATGTCTCTTTTGAGACGATGATTCTGTAA
- a CDS encoding pyridoxamine 5'-phosphate oxidase family protein: MISEKLLEMLEKDGIVAIATLGKDGPHMVNTWNTYIHISPEGRFLIPAGYMNKTEENIKYNPEVLITVASSKVKGLHGAGAGFLIKGKAEFVTSGPDYDNLKEKFGWLRAAVAVTIDSATQTW; this comes from the coding sequence ATGATCTCTGAAAAATTGCTCGAAATGCTCGAAAAAGATGGCATCGTTGCGATTGCAACGCTAGGTAAGGATGGGCCTCATATGGTCAATACCTGGAATACCTACATCCACATCTCGCCAGAAGGGCGATTTCTGATTCCCGCAGGCTATATGAACAAGACAGAAGAAAACATCAAATATAACCCTGAGGTGTTAATCACCGTTGCAAGCAGTAAGGTCAAAGGTTTGCACGGTGCTGGAGCCGGATTCCTAATCAAGGGTAAGGCCGAATTTGTAACTTCTGGGCCTGATTATGACAACTTGAAAGAGAAGTTTGGTTGGCTAAGAGCGGCTGTTGCCGTTACCATTGATTCCGCTACTCAGACTTGGTGA